The stretch of DNA CGGCAGATAGTCTCCTTCGAAGGCTTTTCTGAGAAGATACTTACCCTTGTTATATTTGTTGAGCTTCATTTCAGGATCGACGGACATTACGTAGTGAACGAAGTCCAGATCACCGAACGGAACTCTTGCTTCGAGTGAGTTTACTGAAATACAGCGGTCTGCACGAAGCACGTCGTACATGTGAAGCTCACTTACACGCTTTACTGATTCGGCCTGGAAAGCTTCTGCAGAAGGAGCAAAATCAGTGTACTTGTATCCGAAAAGTTCGTCCGATATCTCACCTGTGAGGAGCACCCTTATGTCGGTCTGTTCATGTATCGCTTTGCACAGAAGATACATGCCCATGCTTGCACGGATGGTTGTTATATCGAATGTACCGAGGAGATGTATTACATCTTCGAGTGCTGCGAGAACGTCATCTTTTGTAATAATGACCTCAGTATGATCACTGCCGATATAGTCAGCGACCTGTTTTGCATACTTAAGGTCAATGGCATCGGTATTCATACCAATGGCGAAAGTGCGTATCTTCTTTTTGCTCTGTTTCTGAGCAACTGCACAGACAAGTGATGAGTCGAGACCGCCTGAAAGAAGGAAGCCTACCTTTGCATCAGCATCGAGACGCTTGCTGATACCGGAAACCAGCTTGTCATGAATGTTTCTGCAGACTGTATCCAGGTCATCTTTTATATATTCATCAACGTGCGTTATATTGTGATAGCAGTGAAACTCACCGTCCTTCCAGTAATGTCCCGGAGGAAACGGCATGATCTTTTTACAAACCCCGACAAGATTCTTCGGTTCACTTGCAAAGAATACCGCACCGTCATCTGCTTTTCCGTAATAAAGAGGACGGATACCTATCGGATCTCTTGCCGCAATATACTTACCTTCCTTTGCATCGTAGATTATACATGCAAACTCAGCGTCGAGCTTTTTAAACATTTCCGTTCCGTACTCCCTGTAAAGCGGAAGCAGGATCTCACAGTCACTGTCGCTTTTAAAGCTGTACCCTTTTTTTATGAGTTCATCTTTCTGCTTTCTGAATCCGTAAAGCTCACCGTTACATACGACATAACTTCCGTCAAGTTCAAAAGGCTGCATTCCTTCCGGAGTAAGTCCCATGATCGACAGTCTCTGAAAACCAAGAACTCCGTTATCAAGTACCTTTACCCTCTGGTCATCCGGTCCGCGCGACACCGTTGCTTTCAGTCCTTCCAAAACTCTGTCAGCACCGCCCGGTGCTCCGCAGTAACCCATTATTGTACACATTGTTTCTGACCTCCGAGTGATCATTTATTTTTCTGGTTGTTTATTTTTTCATCGAATTTGTTCTTGCTTCCGGCGCCCGTTACATCCAGCGGATAACTGCCTGTAAAGCATCCGTTACAGCAGCCGAACCTTCTGCCTACAAGATCTTCAAGGCATCCTACCGGAAGATAGGCAAGGCTGTCCGCTCCGATGAACTTTGCTATTTCTTCGTTAGAACTGCATTTTCCTGCAATAAGATTCTCCTCGGAATCAATGTCGGTGCCAAAGTAGCAGGAATGGATAAACGGAGGTGATGAAATGCGGACATGGACCTCCTTTGCACCGGCATCGCGAAGCAGATGAACAATTCGTGCG from Ruminococcus sp. HUN007 encodes:
- the asnB gene encoding asparagine synthase B; this translates as MCTIMGYCGAPGGADRVLEGLKATVSRGPDDQRVKVLDNGVLGFQRLSIMGLTPEGMQPFELDGSYVVCNGELYGFRKQKDELIKKGYSFKSDSDCEILLPLYREYGTEMFKKLDAEFACIIYDAKEGKYIAARDPIGIRPLYYGKADDGAVFFASEPKNLVGVCKKIMPFPPGHYWKDGEFHCYHNITHVDEYIKDDLDTVCRNIHDKLVSGISKRLDADAKVGFLLSGGLDSSLVCAVAQKQSKKKIRTFAIGMNTDAIDLKYAKQVADYIGSDHTEVIITKDDVLAALEDVIHLLGTFDITTIRASMGMYLLCKAIHEQTDIRVLLTGEISDELFGYKYTDFAPSAEAFQAESVKRVSELHMYDVLRADRCISVNSLEARVPFGDLDFVHYVMSVDPEMKLNKYNKGKYLLRKAFEGDYLPHDILYREKAAFSDAVGHSMVDHLKEYAESYYSDEEFESRCRKYDHARPFTKESLLYREIFEKYYDGSDEMIVDFWMPNKEWEGCNVNDPSARVLSNYGESGK